Genomic DNA from Spirochaetaceae bacterium:
CATCGGCCGGCCGATCATCAATTCGGCGAATTCCAGCACCAGCGGATCGGTGGCCAGCTCGACGAACCGGTCGCCCTTGCTGAACAGGTTGCACAGCCGGCGTACGAACGGCGCCACCGCGGGCTGCTCCCAGCCGGCACGCGCGCCTTCGCGCGCGTACAGATCCTCGACCGCGTCGACCAGCGCCGCGACCCGCGGCGCCGGCAGGTAGCGCTCGACGATCACGTATCCGTCGCGCCGGAACGCGGCGCGCAGTTCGTCATTGCTCACCCCGCCATCGTAAGCACTGCGGCGGCACGGTCAAGAGCACCGAGGCAGCGAGGTGCCGGCGAAGGCCACGAACTGCCGACATGCGCGGCAGGAGGGGCGGCATCAGTAGCTGCGGGCGTCGATCGGTTCATCGCCGGCGCCCTCCACGGCCACGAAGACGCGATTGGGCAGGCACGCGATCCACTGGCCGGGCCGCGACACGGTGCCGGTCTTGACGCAGATCTGGTTGGCGCACGGGGCGGACTCCACGAATACCTCGCCGCCGCGCACCACGATGCGATTGCTGCCGAGGGGGCCGGCCACCTCCAGCACCTGGTCCTCGTCGGGGCGCAGCAGCCAGGTGGCGCTGGGCGCGGTCACGCGGATCATCGCCCTCCCGCCGCGCGAGCCGAGCACCCAGCGCGTGATGGCACCCGCAACCCCGAGCGAGAGGAGCAGCGCCGCGACATCCAGCAGCCGCAACGGCAGCCAACTCAGGAAGCGGCGCCGTGACGGGTCGGCCGGTACGCCGCGGTGCGCGCCGCTTGAATGCAGCAGGGGTTTCGCCACGGGCTAGCGGCTCCCTCCGGTGCGGCGTCGGTTGCCGCCGGCTGTTGACCGGCGTCGGCGCAGGACGTATGCATGCCGTGTGAGCGTATACACCCCCATCGTGGGAACCCTCGGCTACGTCGTCTCTCCCGATCGCCTGCGCACCCTGCTTGTGTACCGCATCGCCCGCCCCGACGATGACCACCTCGGCAAGTACAACGGCCTTGGCGGCAAGATGGAGCCGCGGGAAGACATTGCCACCTGCATGCGGCGCGAGATACGGGAGGAAGCGGGCATCGAGTGCCGTGAGATGTCGTTGCGCGGCACCATCAACTGGACCGGTTTCGGACCGCGCGGCGAGGACTGGCTCGGGTTCATCTTCCGCATCGACCGCTTCGACGGTCAGCCGTACACCAGCAATCCGGAGGGGGTACTGGAGTGGCATGCGATTGCCGACCTCCTGTCGCTGCCGCTGTGGGACGGCGACCGCCACTTCCTGGCGATGGTGTTCGACGAAGATCCGCGGCCGTTTCATGGCTACATGCCGTACGAGAACGACCGCGCGCTCGAGTGGCGGTACGTGCGCTGAGGTGGCGCGCGCCGCAGGGGCGGCCGGCGTGCCTCACGACGGGGACGGTCGCCGCCGGTCCGCGCTGACCGCCTGGATCAGGGCGCGAATGTAGCCGAGGATATACGCTTCTCCCGCACCGCCGGTGCCGCTGCCATCCTCGAGTTGCGGCACGTGGTCCGGAACCACCATGCCGTCGTAGCCAACCTCGGCGAGCGCCGTCATGATCCGGTACATGTCCAGGTAGCCGTTGTCAGGGAAGGTTTCGTGGAAGTCGGGCATCGGCGAACTGATGTTGCGGAAGTGCACCTGGAAGATATGCCCGCGGCTGCCGAATTCGTAGATCGCTCCGGCCACGTCTTCGCCGCTGCCCTCGGGGCCGAACATCTCGGCAAAGCAGCCCACGCAGAACAGGATTCCGGAGTGTGGGCTGTGGCCGGCAATCTCCATGGCGCGGCGGAACGCCACCCGGCTGCTGAACAGGCGGGGGACGCCCTGGTGGTCCACCGGCGGGTCGTTGGGGTGCAGTTGCAGGCGCACGCCGTGCTCCTCCGCCACCGGCAGGACCTCGCGGATGAACGCGGCGTAGTTGTCCCACAGCTCGTCGTGCGAGTAGCGCCGGTCGTAGGCGTCGGGCAGCGCCTGCGCCTCGGCGAGTTGGAACAGGCGCGTGCTGCAGCCGCGCGTCTCGGTGCGGCCGGTGGCGTAGGCGCCGCCGGTGTGCCAGGCGTAGGTCATGACGCCGACGCCGGCCCGCCCGAGG
This window encodes:
- a CDS encoding NusG domain II-containing protein, which gives rise to MAKPLLHSSGAHRGVPADPSRRRFLSWLPLRLLDVAALLLSLGVAGAITRWVLGSRGGRAMIRVTAPSATWLLRPDEDQVLEVAGPLGSNRIVVRGGEVFVESAPCANQICVKTGTVSRPGQWIACLPNRVFVAVEGAGDEPIDARSY
- a CDS encoding 8-oxo-dGTP diphosphatase, which gives rise to MSVYTPIVGTLGYVVSPDRLRTLLVYRIARPDDDHLGKYNGLGGKMEPREDIATCMRREIREEAGIECREMSLRGTINWTGFGPRGEDWLGFIFRIDRFDGQPYTSNPEGVLEWHAIADLLSLPLWDGDRHFLAMVFDEDPRPFHGYMPYENDRALEWRYVR
- a CDS encoding mannonate dehydratase, with product MSSPALQLGVSHQTPATLTPQRMRFLRQMGVEKVEVRIPSSECGYDDICRVRDTVEGAGLGLHEIMLADRYSCRPIALGLPESGAEIDLFKRFIRDLGRAGVGVMTYAWHTGGAYATGRTETRGCSTRLFQLAEAQALPDAYDRRYSHDELWDNYAAFIREVLPVAEEHGVRLQLHPNDPPVDHQGVPRLFSSRVAFRRAMEIAGHSPHSGILFCVGCFAEMFGPEGSGEDVAGAIYEFGSRGHIFQVHFRNISSPMPDFHETFPDNGYLDMYRIMTALAEVGYDGMVVPDHVPQLEDGSGTGGAGEAYILGYIRALIQAVSADRRRPSPS